From the genome of Mucilaginibacter paludis DSM 18603:
TCGTTTATTATGAAAGTCCGTTCCTAAAAAAGTAATCATATTCTCTTTTAAAAGCTTCATACCGGCAATTTTTATTTCCTTACCATAATACCCTGCTACTGATAATAAATTCAATTGCAATAAACAACCCATTTCAGCAAATCTTCTGTATCTTTCAAAATTGCTATGGTAGTATATATACCGTTCGGGATGAGCAAGAATAGGGATATACCCTTTCATAACCAGATCAAATATATATTTTTCTATATTGTGGCTTTCGGTAAGATACGACATCTCAATAAGGATATGCTTACCTGGCAAACACAAAAAGTCTTCGTTTTTTAATAAAATATCGAAGTCTGGATCTATCATATATTCGGCTGCGGCCTCAACCTGCACGTCGATATTCTTTATCGCCAAAGCATCTTTTAAATTCTTTAGTGCCGGAAGAATAGTACCCTGGCTATTGGGATGAATTTCTTTAAAAATATGCGGAGTACAAATGAATTTTTTGTAGCCCAAGGCATGCAGGGCAACTATATGCTCAACCGATGTTTCAACATCCGGAGAGCCATCATCAACTCCGGGAATTAAATGAGAATGAATATCAACGCCAATCCAGGCAATATCATTAACTACCGGCTTTTTTTTAAATATATTAAACATTTATAAATCAGGTATAAAAGTCATCACTAATTACAAACAAATTAAGGCAAGTTAACCACATGCCAGTAAATTATGGTTGCCATTACAAAAATAGCATTGCAATACTAAGAAGATTTATGCTGTAAAGTTTTATAGTATTTAACAAAGAGTTACTTACCCCATGTAAATTATATGCTTCGGTTGGTTTTTTTACAATGACAAGAGCTTATTAGGTGTTAGAGGCAGCGATCTTCTTCCTGTGTTTGCCGTAGGAACTACAATCACGCCTATGACATTTCCGC
Proteins encoded in this window:
- a CDS encoding tyrosine-protein phosphatase, producing the protein MFNIFKKKPVVNDIAWIGVDIHSHLIPGVDDGSPDVETSVEHIVALHALGYKKFICTPHIFKEIHPNSQGTILPALKNLKDALAIKNIDVQVEAAAEYMIDPDFDILLKNEDFLCLPGKHILIEMSYLTESHNIEKYIFDLVMKGYIPILAHPERYIYYHSNFERYRRFAEMGCLLQLNLLSVAGYYGKEIKIAGMKLLKENMITFLGTDFHNKRHLETLQHFIGSGKAYELLGKYPFKNEQVFGNS